A single genomic interval of Pseudorca crassidens isolate mPseCra1 chromosome 19, mPseCra1.hap1, whole genome shotgun sequence harbors:
- the CLUH gene encoding clustered mitochondria protein homolog isoform X2, with protein sequence MVIKTDELPAAAPADSAREPSSQAGGKGRPGATELPSVMLLNGDCPESLKKEEGAAEPPRENGLDEAEPGEETTGQEVIVIQDTGFSVKILAPGIEPFSLQVSPQEMVQEIHQVLMDREDTCHRTCFSLHLDGNMLDHFSELRSVEGLQEGSVLRVVEEPYTVREARIHVRHVRDLLKSLDPSDAFNGVDCNSLSFLSVFTDGDLGDSRKRKKGLEMDPIDCTPPEYILPGSRERPLCPLQPQNRDWKPLQCLKVLTMSGWNPPPGNRKMHGDLMYLFVITAEDRQVSITASTRGFYLNQSTAYHFNPKPASPRFLSHSLVELLNQISPTFKKNFAALQKKRVQRHPFERIATPFQVYSWTAPQAEHAMDCVRAEDAYTSRLGYEEHIPGQTRDWNEELQTTRELPRKNLPERLLRERAIFKVHSDFTAAATRGAMAVIDGNVMAINPSEETKMQMFIWNNIFFSLGFDVRDHYKDFGGDVAAYVAPTNDLNGVRTYNAVDVEGLYTLGTVVVDYRGYRVTAQSIIPGILERDQEQSVIYGSIDFGKTVVSHPRYLELLERTSRPLKILRHRVLNDRDEEVELCSSVECKGIIGNDGRHYILDLLRTFPPDLNFLPVPGEVLPEECTRAGFPRAHRHKLCCLRQELVDAFVEHRYLLFMKLAALQLMQQKASKMETPLSLENGDPPSSESKPEDPPAPEVGSEEEGSSASGLAKVKELAETIASDDGTDPRSREVIRNACKAVGSISSTAFDVRFNPDIFSPGVRFPESCQEEVRDQKQLLKDAAAFLLSCQIPGLVKDFADHAVLPMDGATLAEVMRQRGINMRYLGKVLDLVVRSPARDQLDHIYKIGIGELITRSAKHIFKTYLQGVELSGLSAAISHFLNCFLSSYPNPVAHLPADELVSKKRNRRRRNRPPGAADNTAWAVMTPQELWKNICQEAKNYFDFSLECETVDQAVETYGLQKITLLREISLKTGIQILLKEYSFDSRHKPAFTEEDVLNIFPVVKHVNPKASDAFHFFQSGQAKVQQGFLKEGCELINEALNLFNNVYGAMHVEICACLRLLARLHYIMGDYAEALSNQQKAVLMSERVMGIEHPNTIQEYMHLALYCFASSQLSTALSLLYRARYLTLLVFGEDHPEMALLDNNIGLVLHGVMECDLSLRFLENALAVSTKYHGPKSLKVALSHHLVARVYESKAEFRSALQHEKEGYTIYKTQLGEDHEKTKESSEYLKCLTQQAVALQRTMNEIYRNGSSANIPPLKFTAPSMASVLEQLNVINGILFIPLSQKDLENLKAEVARRHQLQEASGNRDKAEEPMATEPEPAGASEDAASQPPAAKDPPSLSLQG encoded by the exons ATGGTCATCAAAACAGACGAGTTGCCGGCGGCCGCCCCGGCGGACAGCGCCCGGGAGCCCAGCTCGCAGGCCGGTGGCAAGGGGCGGCCGGGCGCGACGG AGCTGCCATCAGTCATGCTGTTGAATGGGGACTGCCCGGAGAGCCtgaaaaaggaagagggggctgcCGAACCGCCCCGGGAAAATGGGCTGGATGAGGCTGAGCCGGGAGAGGAGACCACTGGACAGGAAGTCATTGTCATTCAGGACACGGGCTTTTCTGTGAAGATCCTGGCTCCTGGGATCGAGCCCTTCTCCCTCCAG GTGTCCCCCCAGGAGATGGTACAGGAGATCCACCAGGTGCTCATGGACCGTGAAGACACATGTCACCGCACCTGCTTCTCACTGCACCTGGACGGCAACATGCTGGACCACTTCTCAGAGCTGCGCAGTGtggaggggctgcaggagggctCGGTGCTACGCGTGGTGGAAG AGCCATACACGGTGCGAGAGGCCCGCATCCACGTGCGCCACGTTCGAGACCTGCTCAAGAGCCTGGACCCATCCGATGCCTTCAACGGGGTTGACTGCAATTCCTTGTCCTTCCTGAGTGTCTTTACTGACGGCGACCTGGGAG ACAGCAGGAAGCGGAAGAAGGGCTTGGAGATGGACCCCATCGACTGTACCCCGCCTGAGTACATCCTTCCAGGGAGCCGGGAGCGGCCGCTGTGTCCTCTGCAGCCCCAGAACCGTGATTGGAAG CCCCTGCAGTGCCTGAAAGTGCTCACCATGAGCGGCTGGAACCCACCCCCTGGGAATCGCAAGATGCACGGGGACCTCATGTACCTGTTCGTGATCACAGCCGAGGACCGACAAGTCAGCATCACGGCGTCCACTCGGGGGTTCTACCTGAACCA GTCCACAGCGTACCACTTCAACCCCAAGCCTGCCAGCCCCCGCTTCCTCAGCCATTCCCTGGTGGAGCTGCTCAACCAGATCAGCCCAACCTTCAAAAAAAACTTTGCCGCCCTGCAGAAGAAAAG GGTCCAGCGCCACCCGTTCGAGAGGATCGCCACCCCATTCCAGGTATACAGCTGGACAGCGCCCCAGGCGGAGCACGCCATGGACTGTGTGCGCGCAGAGGATGCCTACACCTCCCGGCTGGGCTACGAGGAGCATATTCCAGGACAG ACCCGGGACTGGAATGAAGAGCTGCAGACAACGCGGGAGCTGCCTCGGAAGAACCTGCCTGAGCGGCTGCTGCGAGAAAGAGCCATATTCAAG GTACACAGCGACTTCACAGCGGCAGCCACGCGGGGCGCCATGGCAGTCATCGATGGCAACGTGATGGCCATCAACCCCAGCGAGGAGACCAAGATGCAGATGTTCATCTGGAACAACATCTTCTTCAGCTTGGGCTTTGACGTCCGCGACCACTACAAGGACTTCGGGGGGGACGTGGCGGCCTATGTGGCGCCCACCAATGACCTGAATGGCGTGCGCACATACAATGCCGTGGATGTGGAGGGGCTGTACACGCTGGGCACGGTGGTAGTGGATTACCGCGGCTACCGTGTCACGGCCCAGTCCATCATCCCCGGCATCCTGGAGCGGGACCAGGAGCAGAGCGTCATCTACGGCTCCATTGACTTTGGCAAGACGGTGGTGTCGCACCCACGTTACCTGGAGCTGCTGGAACGCACGAGCCGGCCCCTCAAGATCCTGAGGCACCGGGTGCTCAACGACCGGGATGAAGAGGTGGAGCTCTGCTCCTCCGTGGAGTGCAAGGGCATCATCGGCAACGACGGTCGCCACTACATCCTTGACCTGCTGCGCACCTTCCCCCCCGACCTCAACTTCCTGCCCGTGCCCGGCGAGGTGCTGCCCGAGGAGTGCACCCGCGCCGGTTTCCCCCGCGCCCACCGCCACAAGCTCTGCTGCCTGCGCCAGGAGCTGGTGGACGCCTTCGTGGAGCACAG GTACCTCCTCTTCATGAAGCTGGCAGCCCTACAGCTGATGCAGCAGAAGGCCAGCAAGATGGAGACCCCCCTGTCACTGGAAAACGGCGACCCCCCATCCTCGGAGTCCAAGCCTGAAGACCCTCCAGCACCCGAGGTGGGAAGCGAGGAGGAGGGCAGCAGTGCTAGTGGCCTGGCCAAGGTGAAGGAGCTGGCAGAGACCATCGCCTCGGATGACGGGACAG ATCCTCGCAGTCGGGAGGTGATCCGCAACGCATGCAAGGCTGTGGGCTCCATCAGCAGCACGGCCTTTGACGTCCGCTTCAACCCCGACATCTTCTCGCCAG gggtTCGCTTCCCGGAGTCTTGCCAGGAGGAAGTTCGGGACCAGAAGCAGCTGCTAAAAGATGCTGCTGCCTTCCTGCTCTCCTGCCAGATCCCCGGCTTG GTGAAGGACTTCGCAGACCACGCGGTGCTGCCCATGGACGGAGCCACGCTGGCCGAGGTGATGCGTCAGCGCGGCATCAACATGCGCTACCTGGGCAAGGTGCTGGACCTGGTAGTCCGGAGCCCGGCCCGGGACCAGCTGGACCACATCTAC AAGATCGGCATCGGAGAGCTCATCACCCGCTCTGCCAAGCACATCTTCAAGACGTACTTACAG GGGGTCGAGCTCTCGGGGCTCTCGGCTGCCATCAGCCACTTCCTGAACTGCTTCCTGAGCTCCTACCCCAACCCTGTGGCCCACCTGCCCGCCGACGAGCTCGTCTCCAAGAAGAggaacaggaggaggagaaacCGGCCGCCAGGGGCAGCAGACAACACAGCCTGGGCTGTCATGACCCCCCAGGAGCTTTGGAAGAACATCTGCCAGGAGGCCAAGAACTACTTTGACTTCAGCCTCGAGTG TGAGACCGTGGACCAGGCCGTGGAGACCTACGGGCTGCAGAAGATCACGCTGCTGCGGGAGATCTCCCTGAAAACCGGAATCCAG ATCCTGCTGAAGGAGTACAGCTTCGACAGCCGCCACAAGCCCGCGTTCACGGAGGAGGACGTGCTCAACATCTTCCCTGTGGTCAAACACGTCAACCCGAAGGCTTCAGACGCCTTTCACTTCTTCCAGAGCGGGCAGGCCAAAGTACAGCAGG gcttcctgaaggagggcTGCGAGCTCATCAACGAGGCCCTGAACCTGTTCAACAACGTGTACGGAGCCATGCACGTGGAGATATGTGCCTGCCTGCGCCTCCTCGCCCGCCTCCACTACATCATGGGCGACTACGCTGAG gcccTCAGCAACCAACAGAAGGCTGTGCTGATGAGCGAGCGAGTGATGGGCATCGAGCACCCCAACACCATCCAGGAATAT ATGCACCTGGCCCTGTACTGCTTCGCCAGCAGCCAGCTGTCCACGGCCCTGAGCCTGCTGTACCGCGCCCGCTACCTCACACTGCTCGTGTTCGGGGAGGACCACCCTGAGATGGCCCTGCTGGAC AACAACATCGGGCTGGTGCTGCACGGAGTGATGGAGTGTGACCtatcgctgcgcttcctggagaATGCGCTGGCCGTCAGCACCAAGTACCATGGGCCCAAGTCCCTCAAGGTGGCCCTCAG CCACCACCTGGTCGCCCGGGTCTATGAGAGCAAAGCCGAGTTCCGGTCAGCCCTGCAGCACGAGAAGGAAGGCTACACCATCTACAAGACGCAG CTGGGCGAGGACCACGAGAAGACCAAGGAGAGCTCCGAGTACCTCAAGTGCCTGACCCAGCAGGCCGTGGCCCTGCAGCGCACCATGAACGAGATCTACCGCAACGGCTCCAGCGCCAACATCCCGCCCCTCAAG TTCACAGCCCCCAGCATGGCCAGCGTCTTGGAACAGCTGAACGTCATCAACGGCATCCTCTTCATTCCTCTCAG CCAAAAAGACTTGGAGAATCTGAAAGCCGAGGTGGCGCGGCGGCACCAGCTCCAGGAGGCCAGCGGGAACAGGGATAAGGCTGAGGAGCCCATGGCTACTGAGCCAGAGCCAGCAGGGGCCTCAGAGGATGcggcctcccagcccccagctgccAAGGACCCTCCTTCCCTGAGCTTGCAGGGGTAG
- the CLUH gene encoding clustered mitochondria protein homolog isoform X4 yields MVIKTDELPAAAPADSAREPSSQAGGKGRPGATELPSVMLLNGDCPESLKKEEGAAEPPRENGLDEAEPGEETTGQEVIVIQDTGFSVKILAPGIEPFSLQVSPQEMVQEIHQVLMDREDTCHRTCFSLHLDGNMLDHFSELRSVEGLQEGSVLRVVEEPYTVREARIHVRHVRDLLKSLDPSDAFNGVDCNSLSFLSVFTDGDLGDSRKRKKGLEMDPIDCTPPEYILPGSRERPLCPLQPQNRDWKPLQCLKVLTMSGWNPPPGNRKMHGDLMYLFVITAEDRQVSITASTRGFYLNQVQRHPFERIATPFQVYSWTAPQAEHAMDCVRAEDAYTSRLGYEEHIPGQTRDWNEELQTTRELPRKNLPERLLRERAIFKVHSDFTAAATRGAMAVIDGNVMAINPSEETKMQMFIWNNIFFSLGFDVRDHYKDFGGDVAAYVAPTNDLNGVRTYNAVDVEGLYTLGTVVVDYRGYRVTAQSIIPGILERDQEQSVIYGSIDFGKTVVSHPRYLELLERTSRPLKILRHRVLNDRDEEVELCSSVECKGIIGNDGRHYILDLLRTFPPDLNFLPVPGEVLPEECTRAGFPRAHRHKLCCLRQELVDAFVEHRYLLFMKLAALQLMQQKASKMETPLSLENGDPPSSESKPEDPPAPEVGSEEEGSSASGLAKVKELAETIASDDGTADPRSREVIRNACKAVGSISSTAFDVRFNPDIFSPGVRFPESCQEEVRDQKQLLKDAAAFLLSCQIPGLVKDFADHAVLPMDGATLAEVMRQRGINMRYLGKVLDLVVRSPARDQLDHIYKIGIGELITRSAKHIFKTYLQGVELSGLSAAISHFLNCFLSSYPNPVAHLPADELVSKKRNRRRRNRPPGAADNTAWAVMTPQELWKNICQEAKNYFDFSLECETVDQAVETYGLQKITLLREISLKTGIQILLKEYSFDSRHKPAFTEEDVLNIFPVVKHVNPKASDAFHFFQSGQAKVQQGFLKEGCELINEALNLFNNVYGAMHVEICACLRLLARLHYIMGDYAEALSNQQKAVLMSERVMGIEHPNTIQEYMHLALYCFASSQLSTALSLLYRARYLTLLVFGEDHPEMALLDNNIGLVLHGVMECDLSLRFLENALAVSTKYHGPKSLKVALSHHLVARVYESKAEFRSALQHEKEGYTIYKTQLGEDHEKTKESSEYLKCLTQQAVALQRTMNEIYRNGSSANIPPLKFTAPSMASVLEQLNVINGILFIPLSQKDLENLKAEVARRHQLQEASGNRDKAEEPMATEPEPAGASEDAASQPPAAKDPPSLSLQG; encoded by the exons ATGGTCATCAAAACAGACGAGTTGCCGGCGGCCGCCCCGGCGGACAGCGCCCGGGAGCCCAGCTCGCAGGCCGGTGGCAAGGGGCGGCCGGGCGCGACGG AGCTGCCATCAGTCATGCTGTTGAATGGGGACTGCCCGGAGAGCCtgaaaaaggaagagggggctgcCGAACCGCCCCGGGAAAATGGGCTGGATGAGGCTGAGCCGGGAGAGGAGACCACTGGACAGGAAGTCATTGTCATTCAGGACACGGGCTTTTCTGTGAAGATCCTGGCTCCTGGGATCGAGCCCTTCTCCCTCCAG GTGTCCCCCCAGGAGATGGTACAGGAGATCCACCAGGTGCTCATGGACCGTGAAGACACATGTCACCGCACCTGCTTCTCACTGCACCTGGACGGCAACATGCTGGACCACTTCTCAGAGCTGCGCAGTGtggaggggctgcaggagggctCGGTGCTACGCGTGGTGGAAG AGCCATACACGGTGCGAGAGGCCCGCATCCACGTGCGCCACGTTCGAGACCTGCTCAAGAGCCTGGACCCATCCGATGCCTTCAACGGGGTTGACTGCAATTCCTTGTCCTTCCTGAGTGTCTTTACTGACGGCGACCTGGGAG ACAGCAGGAAGCGGAAGAAGGGCTTGGAGATGGACCCCATCGACTGTACCCCGCCTGAGTACATCCTTCCAGGGAGCCGGGAGCGGCCGCTGTGTCCTCTGCAGCCCCAGAACCGTGATTGGAAG CCCCTGCAGTGCCTGAAAGTGCTCACCATGAGCGGCTGGAACCCACCCCCTGGGAATCGCAAGATGCACGGGGACCTCATGTACCTGTTCGTGATCACAGCCGAGGACCGACAAGTCAGCATCACGGCGTCCACTCGGGGGTTCTACCTGAACCA GGTCCAGCGCCACCCGTTCGAGAGGATCGCCACCCCATTCCAGGTATACAGCTGGACAGCGCCCCAGGCGGAGCACGCCATGGACTGTGTGCGCGCAGAGGATGCCTACACCTCCCGGCTGGGCTACGAGGAGCATATTCCAGGACAG ACCCGGGACTGGAATGAAGAGCTGCAGACAACGCGGGAGCTGCCTCGGAAGAACCTGCCTGAGCGGCTGCTGCGAGAAAGAGCCATATTCAAG GTACACAGCGACTTCACAGCGGCAGCCACGCGGGGCGCCATGGCAGTCATCGATGGCAACGTGATGGCCATCAACCCCAGCGAGGAGACCAAGATGCAGATGTTCATCTGGAACAACATCTTCTTCAGCTTGGGCTTTGACGTCCGCGACCACTACAAGGACTTCGGGGGGGACGTGGCGGCCTATGTGGCGCCCACCAATGACCTGAATGGCGTGCGCACATACAATGCCGTGGATGTGGAGGGGCTGTACACGCTGGGCACGGTGGTAGTGGATTACCGCGGCTACCGTGTCACGGCCCAGTCCATCATCCCCGGCATCCTGGAGCGGGACCAGGAGCAGAGCGTCATCTACGGCTCCATTGACTTTGGCAAGACGGTGGTGTCGCACCCACGTTACCTGGAGCTGCTGGAACGCACGAGCCGGCCCCTCAAGATCCTGAGGCACCGGGTGCTCAACGACCGGGATGAAGAGGTGGAGCTCTGCTCCTCCGTGGAGTGCAAGGGCATCATCGGCAACGACGGTCGCCACTACATCCTTGACCTGCTGCGCACCTTCCCCCCCGACCTCAACTTCCTGCCCGTGCCCGGCGAGGTGCTGCCCGAGGAGTGCACCCGCGCCGGTTTCCCCCGCGCCCACCGCCACAAGCTCTGCTGCCTGCGCCAGGAGCTGGTGGACGCCTTCGTGGAGCACAG GTACCTCCTCTTCATGAAGCTGGCAGCCCTACAGCTGATGCAGCAGAAGGCCAGCAAGATGGAGACCCCCCTGTCACTGGAAAACGGCGACCCCCCATCCTCGGAGTCCAAGCCTGAAGACCCTCCAGCACCCGAGGTGGGAAGCGAGGAGGAGGGCAGCAGTGCTAGTGGCCTGGCCAAGGTGAAGGAGCTGGCAGAGACCATCGCCTCGGATGACGGGACAG CAGATCCTCGCAGTCGGGAGGTGATCCGCAACGCATGCAAGGCTGTGGGCTCCATCAGCAGCACGGCCTTTGACGTCCGCTTCAACCCCGACATCTTCTCGCCAG gggtTCGCTTCCCGGAGTCTTGCCAGGAGGAAGTTCGGGACCAGAAGCAGCTGCTAAAAGATGCTGCTGCCTTCCTGCTCTCCTGCCAGATCCCCGGCTTG GTGAAGGACTTCGCAGACCACGCGGTGCTGCCCATGGACGGAGCCACGCTGGCCGAGGTGATGCGTCAGCGCGGCATCAACATGCGCTACCTGGGCAAGGTGCTGGACCTGGTAGTCCGGAGCCCGGCCCGGGACCAGCTGGACCACATCTAC AAGATCGGCATCGGAGAGCTCATCACCCGCTCTGCCAAGCACATCTTCAAGACGTACTTACAG GGGGTCGAGCTCTCGGGGCTCTCGGCTGCCATCAGCCACTTCCTGAACTGCTTCCTGAGCTCCTACCCCAACCCTGTGGCCCACCTGCCCGCCGACGAGCTCGTCTCCAAGAAGAggaacaggaggaggagaaacCGGCCGCCAGGGGCAGCAGACAACACAGCCTGGGCTGTCATGACCCCCCAGGAGCTTTGGAAGAACATCTGCCAGGAGGCCAAGAACTACTTTGACTTCAGCCTCGAGTG TGAGACCGTGGACCAGGCCGTGGAGACCTACGGGCTGCAGAAGATCACGCTGCTGCGGGAGATCTCCCTGAAAACCGGAATCCAG ATCCTGCTGAAGGAGTACAGCTTCGACAGCCGCCACAAGCCCGCGTTCACGGAGGAGGACGTGCTCAACATCTTCCCTGTGGTCAAACACGTCAACCCGAAGGCTTCAGACGCCTTTCACTTCTTCCAGAGCGGGCAGGCCAAAGTACAGCAGG gcttcctgaaggagggcTGCGAGCTCATCAACGAGGCCCTGAACCTGTTCAACAACGTGTACGGAGCCATGCACGTGGAGATATGTGCCTGCCTGCGCCTCCTCGCCCGCCTCCACTACATCATGGGCGACTACGCTGAG gcccTCAGCAACCAACAGAAGGCTGTGCTGATGAGCGAGCGAGTGATGGGCATCGAGCACCCCAACACCATCCAGGAATAT ATGCACCTGGCCCTGTACTGCTTCGCCAGCAGCCAGCTGTCCACGGCCCTGAGCCTGCTGTACCGCGCCCGCTACCTCACACTGCTCGTGTTCGGGGAGGACCACCCTGAGATGGCCCTGCTGGAC AACAACATCGGGCTGGTGCTGCACGGAGTGATGGAGTGTGACCtatcgctgcgcttcctggagaATGCGCTGGCCGTCAGCACCAAGTACCATGGGCCCAAGTCCCTCAAGGTGGCCCTCAG CCACCACCTGGTCGCCCGGGTCTATGAGAGCAAAGCCGAGTTCCGGTCAGCCCTGCAGCACGAGAAGGAAGGCTACACCATCTACAAGACGCAG CTGGGCGAGGACCACGAGAAGACCAAGGAGAGCTCCGAGTACCTCAAGTGCCTGACCCAGCAGGCCGTGGCCCTGCAGCGCACCATGAACGAGATCTACCGCAACGGCTCCAGCGCCAACATCCCGCCCCTCAAG TTCACAGCCCCCAGCATGGCCAGCGTCTTGGAACAGCTGAACGTCATCAACGGCATCCTCTTCATTCCTCTCAG CCAAAAAGACTTGGAGAATCTGAAAGCCGAGGTGGCGCGGCGGCACCAGCTCCAGGAGGCCAGCGGGAACAGGGATAAGGCTGAGGAGCCCATGGCTACTGAGCCAGAGCCAGCAGGGGCCTCAGAGGATGcggcctcccagcccccagctgccAAGGACCCTCCTTCCCTGAGCTTGCAGGGGTAG